In Sesamum indicum cultivar Zhongzhi No. 13 unplaced genomic scaffold, S_indicum_v1.0 scaffold00213, whole genome shotgun sequence, one DNA window encodes the following:
- the LOC105179798 gene encoding STOREKEEPER protein-like — MLKGLAVFWADGRNNKWTEFYNFIKDNLQHQFTRTQVSEEIRRLKGKFENNFKKTRANGDWLDFLDAHESAVFDVSKTLWGEDKCEAGDKHAEKEKETPQKGDRSRFQKKRKRAGKEHDADKEIMKNQKKTGKIDKEEFASAYPLVALSLNENGYPNFIKEKFLLIGREKLQELEEKWRDVKAAELSLELKRIDLIRRDLHNLL; from the coding sequence ATGCTTAAAGGCCTCGCCGTTTTCTGGGCTGACGGGAGGAACAACAAGTGGACCGAGTTTTACAACTTCATCAAGGACAATCTCCAGCATCAGTTTACCAGAACTCAGGTGTCTGAGGAGATTCGTAGGCTCAAGGGCAAGTTTGagaacaattttaaaaaaactcgCGCCAATGGGGACTGGCTTGATTTCTTGGACGCCCATGAATCCGCTGTGTTTGATGTGTCGAAGACACTATGGGGTGAAGATAAATGCGAAGCTGGGGATAAACatgctgaaaaagaaaaggagacaCCACAAAAGGGAGACAGAAGCAGATTccaaaagaagagaaaacgGGCTGGGAAAGAGCATGATGCAGACAAAGAGATAATgaagaaccaaaaaaaaacGGGGAAGATTGACAAAGAGGAGTTTGCTTCTGCGTACCCACTCGTGGCATTGTctttgaatgaaaatggatATCCCAACTTCATCAAGGAGAAATTCCTTTTGATTGGCAGAGAGAAGTTACAGGAGCTGGAAGAGAAGTGGAGGGATGTGAAAGCTGCAGAGCTTAGCCTGGAGCTTAAAAGGATTGATTTGATTAGGAGGGACTTGCACAATCTACTCTGA